Proteins encoded by one window of Desulfurococcus sp.:
- a CDS encoding radical SAM protein, translating to MKWSFRVVEARYGKALSKSRLPGLDYALNPYVGCSHACIYCYARLYTKNKAVSGNWGEIVVVKKDLIDSLKREVRRYPKGTVGLGTITDGYQPIEAVYKLSRRSLELLLPHGFHVSIQTKNPLILRDAGLLADYNKLVDVGFTITTLDEEVSAIIEPNAPPPSARVRALRALSEKGIPVWVFYGPIIPGLNSDHDTIRSLVELARELNAILYYDVLHVKEFMKTPSHPLYSLLSRVYREQYRIEETVLSECRRQGVKCKPGFSPG from the coding sequence TTGAAGTGGAGTTTCAGAGTAGTTGAAGCCAGATACGGGAAAGCTCTCTCTAAGAGCAGGCTACCAGGACTCGACTACGCTTTAAACCCTTATGTTGGTTGCTCTCATGCATGCATATACTGCTACGCTAGACTTTACACTAAGAATAAAGCTGTCAGCGGTAACTGGGGGGAGATTGTAGTTGTCAAGAAGGATTTAATAGACTCACTGAAAAGAGAGGTGAGAAGGTACCCTAAAGGGACAGTAGGGCTCGGCACTATAACAGACGGCTACCAGCCTATTGAAGCTGTATACAAGTTAAGCCGCAGGTCGCTGGAACTCCTGCTCCCCCACGGCTTCCATGTAAGTATTCAAACTAAGAACCCGTTGATTCTAAGAGACGCAGGCTTACTAGCCGACTACAATAAGCTCGTGGATGTTGGATTCACTATAACAACACTAGATGAAGAGGTCTCAGCCATAATAGAGCCTAATGCTCCACCTCCAAGTGCTAGGGTGAGAGCACTTAGAGCTCTCTCCGAGAAGGGTATTCCAGTATGGGTTTTCTACGGGCCGATAATCCCGGGTTTAAACAGTGATCATGATACAATTAGAAGCCTGGTAGAGTTAGCAAGGGAGCTGAATGCTATACTATATTATGATGTACTCCACGTAAAGGAGTTTATGAAGACGCCATCACACCCCCTTTACAGCCTCCTTAGTAGAGTTTACAGGGAGCAGTATAGGATTGAAGAAACCGTATTATCTGAGTGCAGAAGACAAGGGGTTAAATGTAAACCCGGGTTTTCACCAGGCTAG
- a CDS encoding Nre family DNA repair protein — MSRMDPRLCAICRGRGFCGLAYCPIIARSRAVVKLAKVSLSRVIEGSSPPSVFVGRHGYPYVRAGISAPPLSGDTVIYDHPESWITRRIEEILDYRWSLITGYTLIDVKKPFDKLIEDARLIVLSSKPVDVVMELAKPPAPIISFSDEEPPQGPRSPLEKLRVLGNPSVPRPVEKVYSDIDLLAYNAVVYLYRHGVPVSHIQKIFSVGALGVGKERRLVPTRWSITAVDSIISRELLKEVKAYSEVNEIEVYSLSHHDNFFTAVLYPAKWSFEWMEAWWPGSTWNPGSLEVVVEGDYEDYHGRTSYPEIGGCYYASMLATLEHLSKRKKQATAILLREIYPGFNLPIGVWFVRESVREMYKRGPVLKTNSLRDVVEYLDRVSRLGAEKWFRSSRLLQRILKSKSIRDFFVKGG; from the coding sequence ATGAGTAGAATGGATCCACGTCTCTGTGCTATTTGCAGGGGTAGGGGTTTCTGCGGGCTAGCATACTGCCCGATAATAGCTAGGAGTAGAGCTGTAGTTAAGCTGGCTAAAGTTTCCCTCTCACGTGTCATAGAGGGTTCATCTCCCCCCTCAGTATTCGTGGGGAGGCATGGATACCCCTACGTTAGAGCCGGGATTAGTGCCCCGCCTCTCAGCGGGGATACAGTAATATATGATCACCCTGAATCCTGGATTACAAGAAGGATAGAGGAGATACTCGACTACAGGTGGAGTCTTATCACAGGGTATACGCTGATCGATGTTAAAAAGCCCTTTGATAAGCTTATCGAGGATGCAAGACTAATAGTTCTCAGTAGTAAGCCTGTTGACGTTGTAATGGAGCTGGCAAAGCCTCCTGCACCTATCATATCATTCAGTGATGAAGAGCCGCCTCAAGGACCCCGCTCGCCTCTCGAGAAGCTCCGGGTTCTAGGTAACCCCTCAGTACCCAGGCCTGTTGAGAAGGTCTACAGTGATATTGATCTACTCGCTTATAACGCGGTAGTCTACTTATATAGGCATGGAGTCCCCGTATCCCATATACAGAAGATATTTAGCGTAGGAGCCCTGGGCGTCGGAAAAGAGAGAAGACTAGTACCAACCAGGTGGAGTATTACAGCAGTCGACAGCATTATCTCGAGAGAGCTGTTAAAGGAGGTTAAAGCCTACAGTGAGGTTAACGAGATTGAAGTATACTCTCTCAGCCACCACGACAACTTCTTTACTGCTGTACTCTACCCAGCTAAATGGAGCTTCGAGTGGATGGAGGCCTGGTGGCCTGGGTCAACGTGGAACCCGGGTTCACTCGAAGTGGTTGTAGAAGGAGACTACGAAGACTACCATGGGAGAACAAGCTACCCGGAGATCGGGGGCTGTTATTACGCTAGCATGCTTGCTACACTCGAGCACCTATCAAAAAGGAAGAAGCAGGCTACTGCAATCCTGCTTAGAGAGATCTACCCTGGCTTCAACCTACCTATAGGTGTCTGGTTCGTTAGGGAGTCTGTGAGAGAGATGTATAAGCGTGGACCTGTATTGAAGACCAATAGCCTGCGTGATGTAGTAGAGTACTTGGATAGAGTATCGAGGCTGGGGGCTGAGAAGTGGTTTAGATCGTCAAGGCTCCTCCAGAGGATATTGAAGTCGAAGAGCATACGAGATTTCTTCGTGAAGGGGGGCTAA